One Spinacia oleracea cultivar Varoflay chromosome 4, BTI_SOV_V1, whole genome shotgun sequence DNA segment encodes these proteins:
- the LOC110802249 gene encoding kinesin-like protein KIN-14N isoform X2, with amino-acid sequence MMMMKFQNQFNGVESLEQRRRETMVGPRSNGGGIRPREAFSSINGGRRISFPASAPPSAPGSNAGSDVGVLDFNKEDVEVLLNERMRNKNKFNYKERCEQMMDYIKRLRLCIRWFQEVEGGYLVEQDNLRELLQSAEIKCSEMEMLMQNKEEELNSIIMELRKNYNLLQDKCAKEQSDKTGLMDDLSREKEARIAAERLQTSLSEDLEKIRQEQETSSQKISSLNDMYKRLQDYNSSLQQYNSKLQTELSTANETLKRVESEKAAVVENLSTLRGQYTSLQDQLTSSKASQEEAVKQKEGLINEVGCLRTELQQARDDRDRQLSQVHTLTDEIGKYKDFTGRSVSELDCLSMKSDELEAKCSTQNDLVRTLQDQLAAAHKKLQMSDLSATETRKLYEEQNMTICDLRIRLEDAEVKLVEGEKLRKKLHNTILELKGNIRVFCRVRPSLPDEVSSTDAKVVGFPTATEAMGRGIDLLQNGQKHSFMYDKVFVPDASQEDVFVEISQLVQSALDGYKVCIFAYGQTGSGKTFTMMGSPGNSEKKGLIPRSLEQIFETRQSLKSQGWKYDLQVSMLEIYNETIRDLLSTHKSSSIDNGTSAKQYNIKHDANGNTHVSDLTLVDVRSSKEVAYLLEKAAQSRSVGKTLMNEQSSRSHFVFTLRISGVNESTEQQVQGVLNLIDLAGSERLSKSGSTGDRLKETQAINKSLSSLSDVIFALSKREDHVPFRNSKLTYLLQPCLGGDSKTLMFVNISPESSSLGESLCSLRFAARVNACEIGIPRRQTNVRSSDSRLSYG; translated from the exons atgatgatgatgaagttTCAAAATCAGTTCAACGGTGTTGAGAGTTTGGAGCAGAGAAGGAGAGAAACTATGGTGGGACCCAGATCAAACGGAGGTGGTATTCGGCCACGGGAAGCATTTTCCTCCATTAATGGTGGCCGTCGGATATCGTTCCCGGCTAGCGCCCCACCCAGTGCTCCCGGCAGCAATGCCGGTTCTGATGTTGGTGTACTTGATTTCAACAAGGAAGATGTTGAGGTCTTGTTGAATGAGAGGatgagaaacaagaacaagttcaaTTATAAG GAGAGATGTGAACAAATGATGGATTACATAAAAAGACTCCGGCTTTGTATTCGATGGTTCCAAGAGGTTGAAGGAGGGTATCTCGTAGAGCAAGATAATCTCCGGGAGTTGCTGCAATCGGCAGAGATAAAATGCTCGGAGATGG AGATGCTGATGCAAAACAAGGAGGAAGAATTAAATTCTATTATCATGGAGTTGAGAAAGAATTACAATTTGTTGCAGGATAAATGTGCAAAAGAACAATCAGATAAAACG GGTTTGATGGATGACTTATCAAGAGAAAAAGAGGCCAGGATTGCCGCTGAAAGATTGCAAACTTCTTTGTCTGAAGACCTTGAAAAAATTCGCCAAGAACAGGAAACTTCCAGTCAAAAG ATATCTTCCCTAAATGACATGTACAAGAGATTACAGGATTATAACAGTAGTTTGCAGCAGTATAATAGCAAACTTCAAACGGAACTTTCTACAGCCAATGAGACCTTGAAACGCGTTGAGAGTGAGAAAGCTGCTGTAGTCGAAAACCTCAGCACCTTGAGGGGACAGTACACTTCGTTGCAGGATCAGCTGACTTCATCCAAG GCATCTCAAGAAGAGGCTGTCAAGCAAAAAGAGGGTTTAATTAATGAGGTGGGATGTCTAAGGACAGAGCTACAACAGGCTAGAGATGATCGTGATCGCCAGTTGTCACAAGTACACACTTTGACAGATGAAATAGGCAAGTACAAAGACTTCACTGGCAGATCTGTTTCCGAGTTGGATTGCCTCTCAATGAAATCTGATGAATTAGAG GCCAAGTGTTCAACTCAGAATGACCTAGTCAGAACCTTACAAGACCAGTTGGCAGCTGCCCACAAAAAGTTGCAG ATGAGTGATCTATCTGCAACAGAGACAAGAAAGCTATATGAAGAGCAAAACATGACTATTTGTGATTTGCGGATTCGCTTGGAAGATGCAGAAGTGAAACTTGTCGAGGGAGAGAAATTGCGTAAAAAGTTGCACAATACCATATTG GAACTCAAGGGGAATATTCGTGTTTTCTGCAGAGTACGACCTTCGTTACCTGATGAAGTTTCTAGTACAGATGCTAAAGTTGTTGGTTTCCCCACAGCTACGGAAGCCATGGGACGAGGAATTGACTTGTTGCAAAATG GGCAAAAACATTCCTTTATGTATGACAAGGTCTTTGTCCCTGATGCTTCTCAAGAAGATGTGTTTGTGGAGATCTCACAGCTTGTTCAGAGTGCACTTGATGGCTATAAG GTCTGCATATTTGCCTATGGTCAAACTGGCTCGGGCAAAACATTCACCATGATGGGCAGTCCTGGAAACTCTGAGAAGAAAGGGTTGATTCCCCGCTCGTTAGAGCAGATATTTGAGACGAGACAGTCATTGAAATCACAAGGCTGGAAATATGATTTGCAG GTGTCCATGTTGGAAATTTATAACGAGACCATACGTGATTTGCTGTCTACGCATAAATCAAGCTCAATAGATAATGGCACttctgcaaaacagtacaataTCAAACATGATGCAAACGGCAACACACACGTCTCTGATCTTACCCTAGTTGATGTTCGCAGTTCTAAAGAGGTTGCATATTTGTTGGAGAAGGCTGCACAAAGCAG GTCAGTGGGTAAGACCTTGATGAATGAACAATCGTCACGTAGTCATTTTGTTTTCACGTTGCGTATCTCCGGTGTTAATGAG AGCACTGAGCAACAAGTACAAGGTGTACTTAACCTGATTGACCTTGCCGGAAGTGAGCGTCTTTCAAAGAGTGGGTCTACCGGTGATCGACTGAAGGAAACTCAG GCAATTAATAAAAGCTTGTCCTCCCTAAGCGATGTGATATTTGCTTTGTCGAAAAGGGAAGACCATGTACCATTTAGAAACTCCAAACTGACCTATCTCCTACAG CCTTGCCTTGGTGGGGACTCGAAGACCTTGATGTTTGTTAACATCTCTCCCGAATCCTCTTCGTTGGGCGAGTCATTGTGTTCTCTCCGGTTTGCAGCCCGAGTCAATGCTTGTGAGATTGGTATTCCTCGACGTCAAACCAATGTGCGGTCCTCAGACTCGCGTCTGAGCTATGGCTGA
- the LOC110802249 gene encoding kinesin-like protein KIN-14N isoform X1, which yields MMMMKFQNQFNGVESLEQRRRETMVGPRSNGGGIRPREAFSSINGGRRISFPASAPPSAPGSNAGSDVGVLDFNKEDVEVLLNERMRNKNKFNYKERCEQMMDYIKRLRLCIRWFQEVEGGYLVEQDNLRELLQSAEIKCSEMEMLMQNKEEELNSIIMELRKNYNLLQDKCAKEQSDKTGLMDDLSREKEARIAAERLQTSLSEDLEKIRQEQETSSQKISSLNDMYKRLQDYNSSLQQYNSKLQTELSTANETLKRVESEKAAVVENLSTLRGQYTSLQDQLTSSKASQEEAVKQKEGLINEVGCLRTELQQARDDRDRQLSQVHTLTDEIGKYKDFTGRSVSELDCLSMKSDELEQAKCSTQNDLVRTLQDQLAAAHKKLQMSDLSATETRKLYEEQNMTICDLRIRLEDAEVKLVEGEKLRKKLHNTILELKGNIRVFCRVRPSLPDEVSSTDAKVVGFPTATEAMGRGIDLLQNGQKHSFMYDKVFVPDASQEDVFVEISQLVQSALDGYKVCIFAYGQTGSGKTFTMMGSPGNSEKKGLIPRSLEQIFETRQSLKSQGWKYDLQVSMLEIYNETIRDLLSTHKSSSIDNGTSAKQYNIKHDANGNTHVSDLTLVDVRSSKEVAYLLEKAAQSRSVGKTLMNEQSSRSHFVFTLRISGVNESTEQQVQGVLNLIDLAGSERLSKSGSTGDRLKETQAINKSLSSLSDVIFALSKREDHVPFRNSKLTYLLQPCLGGDSKTLMFVNISPESSSLGESLCSLRFAARVNACEIGIPRRQTNVRSSDSRLSYG from the exons atgatgatgatgaagttTCAAAATCAGTTCAACGGTGTTGAGAGTTTGGAGCAGAGAAGGAGAGAAACTATGGTGGGACCCAGATCAAACGGAGGTGGTATTCGGCCACGGGAAGCATTTTCCTCCATTAATGGTGGCCGTCGGATATCGTTCCCGGCTAGCGCCCCACCCAGTGCTCCCGGCAGCAATGCCGGTTCTGATGTTGGTGTACTTGATTTCAACAAGGAAGATGTTGAGGTCTTGTTGAATGAGAGGatgagaaacaagaacaagttcaaTTATAAG GAGAGATGTGAACAAATGATGGATTACATAAAAAGACTCCGGCTTTGTATTCGATGGTTCCAAGAGGTTGAAGGAGGGTATCTCGTAGAGCAAGATAATCTCCGGGAGTTGCTGCAATCGGCAGAGATAAAATGCTCGGAGATGG AGATGCTGATGCAAAACAAGGAGGAAGAATTAAATTCTATTATCATGGAGTTGAGAAAGAATTACAATTTGTTGCAGGATAAATGTGCAAAAGAACAATCAGATAAAACG GGTTTGATGGATGACTTATCAAGAGAAAAAGAGGCCAGGATTGCCGCTGAAAGATTGCAAACTTCTTTGTCTGAAGACCTTGAAAAAATTCGCCAAGAACAGGAAACTTCCAGTCAAAAG ATATCTTCCCTAAATGACATGTACAAGAGATTACAGGATTATAACAGTAGTTTGCAGCAGTATAATAGCAAACTTCAAACGGAACTTTCTACAGCCAATGAGACCTTGAAACGCGTTGAGAGTGAGAAAGCTGCTGTAGTCGAAAACCTCAGCACCTTGAGGGGACAGTACACTTCGTTGCAGGATCAGCTGACTTCATCCAAG GCATCTCAAGAAGAGGCTGTCAAGCAAAAAGAGGGTTTAATTAATGAGGTGGGATGTCTAAGGACAGAGCTACAACAGGCTAGAGATGATCGTGATCGCCAGTTGTCACAAGTACACACTTTGACAGATGAAATAGGCAAGTACAAAGACTTCACTGGCAGATCTGTTTCCGAGTTGGATTGCCTCTCAATGAAATCTGATGAATTAGAG CAGGCCAAGTGTTCAACTCAGAATGACCTAGTCAGAACCTTACAAGACCAGTTGGCAGCTGCCCACAAAAAGTTGCAG ATGAGTGATCTATCTGCAACAGAGACAAGAAAGCTATATGAAGAGCAAAACATGACTATTTGTGATTTGCGGATTCGCTTGGAAGATGCAGAAGTGAAACTTGTCGAGGGAGAGAAATTGCGTAAAAAGTTGCACAATACCATATTG GAACTCAAGGGGAATATTCGTGTTTTCTGCAGAGTACGACCTTCGTTACCTGATGAAGTTTCTAGTACAGATGCTAAAGTTGTTGGTTTCCCCACAGCTACGGAAGCCATGGGACGAGGAATTGACTTGTTGCAAAATG GGCAAAAACATTCCTTTATGTATGACAAGGTCTTTGTCCCTGATGCTTCTCAAGAAGATGTGTTTGTGGAGATCTCACAGCTTGTTCAGAGTGCACTTGATGGCTATAAG GTCTGCATATTTGCCTATGGTCAAACTGGCTCGGGCAAAACATTCACCATGATGGGCAGTCCTGGAAACTCTGAGAAGAAAGGGTTGATTCCCCGCTCGTTAGAGCAGATATTTGAGACGAGACAGTCATTGAAATCACAAGGCTGGAAATATGATTTGCAG GTGTCCATGTTGGAAATTTATAACGAGACCATACGTGATTTGCTGTCTACGCATAAATCAAGCTCAATAGATAATGGCACttctgcaaaacagtacaataTCAAACATGATGCAAACGGCAACACACACGTCTCTGATCTTACCCTAGTTGATGTTCGCAGTTCTAAAGAGGTTGCATATTTGTTGGAGAAGGCTGCACAAAGCAG GTCAGTGGGTAAGACCTTGATGAATGAACAATCGTCACGTAGTCATTTTGTTTTCACGTTGCGTATCTCCGGTGTTAATGAG AGCACTGAGCAACAAGTACAAGGTGTACTTAACCTGATTGACCTTGCCGGAAGTGAGCGTCTTTCAAAGAGTGGGTCTACCGGTGATCGACTGAAGGAAACTCAG GCAATTAATAAAAGCTTGTCCTCCCTAAGCGATGTGATATTTGCTTTGTCGAAAAGGGAAGACCATGTACCATTTAGAAACTCCAAACTGACCTATCTCCTACAG CCTTGCCTTGGTGGGGACTCGAAGACCTTGATGTTTGTTAACATCTCTCCCGAATCCTCTTCGTTGGGCGAGTCATTGTGTTCTCTCCGGTTTGCAGCCCGAGTCAATGCTTGTGAGATTGGTATTCCTCGACGTCAAACCAATGTGCGGTCCTCAGACTCGCGTCTGAGCTATGGCTGA